In Anaerolineales bacterium, the following proteins share a genomic window:
- a CDS encoding CpaF family protein, whose amino-acid sequence MATPIATNFTRLTSADVLKFKRYLVENVNRSMEGEELQFGDRASFIKARLDEVYVQTKVNLPQDLRKQIFEEILDELTGFGPIQPLLDDAEISEVMVNGPKKIYVEKNGVLAKSPIAFDDDAHVLRIIDRIVLPLGRRVDADSPTVDARLPDGSRVNAVVPPVAIDGPSITIRKFKKDKLSIQQLINYGSLTPNMAEFIRACVIARLNIVISGGTGSGKTTLLNVLSSYIPEGERIITIEDAAELQLQQDHVMRMETKTSNTDGKGAVTTRDLVRNSLRMRPDRIVVGEVRGGEALDMLQAMNTGHDGSLTTVHANSPRDALSRLETLVLMAGMDLPLKVVRQQISSAVDLIIQQTRLKDGSRKVTAITEVVGMEGDTVVLTDVFKFEQTGIGENNKILGELKPTGIRPLFSPRLEASGFKLGAEIFMPSPLGRTQRN is encoded by the coding sequence ATGGCGACTCCGATCGCGACTAACTTTACCCGGCTAACGTCTGCCGACGTGCTCAAATTCAAACGCTACCTTGTCGAAAACGTCAACCGTTCTATGGAAGGCGAAGAACTGCAGTTTGGCGACCGCGCAAGTTTCATCAAAGCGCGGCTGGACGAAGTGTACGTTCAAACCAAGGTCAACCTGCCGCAAGACCTGCGCAAACAGATCTTCGAGGAAATTCTCGATGAACTGACCGGTTTCGGTCCTATCCAACCGTTGCTGGACGACGCGGAGATCAGCGAAGTGATGGTCAACGGACCGAAAAAAATCTACGTGGAAAAGAACGGCGTTTTGGCAAAAAGCCCCATCGCGTTCGACGACGACGCGCACGTACTTCGAATCATTGACCGCATCGTTCTGCCGTTAGGCAGACGCGTGGACGCCGACAGCCCCACCGTGGACGCGCGCCTCCCCGACGGTTCGCGCGTCAATGCGGTTGTTCCGCCCGTCGCCATAGACGGACCCTCCATCACAATCCGCAAATTCAAAAAAGACAAACTCTCTATCCAGCAATTGATCAATTACGGCTCGCTCACGCCCAATATGGCGGAATTTATCCGCGCCTGCGTGATCGCCCGCCTCAACATCGTCATTTCCGGCGGCACCGGCTCCGGCAAGACAACGCTTCTCAATGTACTATCCAGTTACATCCCGGAAGGAGAGCGCATCATTACCATCGAAGACGCGGCGGAATTACAACTCCAGCAAGATCACGTGATGCGCATGGAAACGAAAACATCCAATACCGACGGCAAGGGCGCAGTGACTACCCGCGACCTCGTCCGCAACTCGCTTCGCATGAGACCGGATCGCATCGTGGTCGGCGAAGTGCGCGGCGGCGAAGCGTTGGATATGTTGCAAGCCATGAATACCGGTCACGACGGTTCGCTCACCACTGTGCACGCCAATTCGCCGCGCGACGCGCTCTCCCGCCTTGAAACGCTCGTCCTCATGGCTGGCATGGACCTGCCTTTAAAAGTGGTGCGCCAGCAGATCTCATCTGCGGTAGACCTCATCATCCAACAGACGCGCCTGAAGGACGGCTCGCGCAAAGTCACCGCCATCACCGAAGTAGTCGGCATGGAAGGCGACACCGTCGTGCTGACCGACGTTTTCAAGTTTGAGCAAACCGGCATCGGCGAAAACAACAAAATTCTCGGCGAGCTCAAGCCCACCGGCATCCGTCCGCTCTTCTCACCGCGACTCGAAGCCTCCGGCTTCAAACTCGGCGCCGAGATCTTCATGCCGAGTCCTCTTGGGCGTACTCAACGAAACTAA
- a CDS encoding patatin-like phospholipase family protein, with amino-acid sequence MPHKKKKIALVIGAGSVKCAAALGMWKVLEKEDIHFDMLVGCSGGSIYASAMAVGFSLQECIDNTKKLWNKSVTEQRNWRALASVILPGFFKFDNRFSLMSDAPILKGFKTVFGEKTFADAKTPLYIMTTDFETGESIVQHEGKIVDALRASVAIPYIWSAWRHNGHLLIDGAVSNPLPVDVAIREGADVILALGFQSPLPSKVKSISRYAFYINSLMTNSLLHSNFAFHNAAHHAEIVPIFPEFERPIRLFDTHEIPYVIEQGEKAMRAQLDYVNRLLES; translated from the coding sequence ATGCCACACAAGAAAAAGAAGATCGCATTGGTCATCGGCGCTGGCTCTGTAAAATGCGCGGCGGCGCTCGGGATGTGGAAAGTACTCGAAAAAGAAGATATCCATTTTGATATGCTCGTTGGGTGCAGTGGCGGCAGTATTTATGCGTCTGCCATGGCAGTGGGCTTCTCCTTGCAAGAATGTATCGATAACACGAAGAAACTCTGGAATAAATCCGTCACCGAACAACGCAATTGGCGGGCGCTTGCCAGCGTTATCTTGCCGGGCTTCTTCAAGTTCGATAACCGATTCAGCCTGATGAGCGACGCTCCCATACTCAAAGGGTTCAAGACGGTTTTCGGCGAAAAAACGTTTGCAGATGCAAAGACGCCGCTGTATATCATGACCACCGACTTTGAAACCGGCGAGTCCATCGTGCAGCACGAGGGAAAAATCGTAGATGCCTTGCGTGCCAGCGTCGCCATTCCCTATATCTGGTCTGCATGGCGGCACAATGGGCATCTGTTGATCGATGGCGCGGTGTCCAATCCCCTGCCTGTGGATGTTGCCATCCGCGAGGGCGCGGATGTGATCCTGGCATTAGGGTTTCAAAGCCCATTGCCGAGCAAGGTCAAATCGATTAGCCGCTACGCGTTTTACATCAACAGCCTGATGACGAATAGCTTGCTCCATTCAAATTTTGCTTTTCACAACGCCGCGCATCATGCAGAGATCGTTCCCATCTTCCCTGAGTTTGAACGTCCGATCAGATTGTTCGATACGCACGAGATTCCCTATGTGATTGAACAAGGTGAAAAGGCGATGCGCGCGCAACTCGATTATGTCAATCGTTTACTGGAATCATGA
- a CDS encoding STAS domain-containing protein: MEITVKQEKGATVLAVSGSIDALTAADLTKTVSSHIEDGHVNLVVDLTGLEFMSSAGLRSLLGAVKESRSQGGDLRIASTNSGTGVDKVLKMSGFYNIAKVFPTQADAVASFEE; this comes from the coding sequence ATGGAGATAACAGTAAAACAAGAAAAGGGCGCCACGGTCCTTGCCGTAAGCGGCAGTATCGATGCGCTCACCGCGGCGGACCTGACAAAAACCGTTTCGTCGCACATCGAAGACGGTCACGTGAACCTTGTCGTTGATTTGACCGGGTTGGAGTTCATGAGCAGCGCCGGTTTGCGCTCCTTGCTCGGCGCGGTCAAAGAATCGCGCAGTCAGGGCGGCGATTTGAGGATCGCCTCCACCAATTCAGGCACAGGTGTGGATAAAGTCTTGAAGATGTCTGGCTTTTACAATATTGCCAAGGTTTTTCCCACGCAGGCAGATGCCGTGGCAAGTTTCGAGGAGTAA
- a CDS encoding 4-vinyl reductase: MAERINTMIVNALVRQALTSAQEVMGENGLNAVLRASGLERFIGNFPPNDLEPSIQASQYAQLNQAIEEFYGRGGRGMLRRIGKASFQYAVREQAALLGLAGVALKLLPEKQRVKFILNSMASALKKSNPQVEAWVDDSGARIAYHESTCAICQGRHSESPVCHLYAGSISEAVQWATGKEFEIVETHCCAKGDPYCRFEVGEPRG, from the coding sequence ATGGCGGAACGAATCAATACGATGATCGTCAACGCGCTGGTGAGGCAGGCGCTCACGTCCGCGCAGGAGGTGATGGGCGAGAACGGATTGAACGCCGTATTGCGCGCGAGCGGACTGGAACGCTTCATCGGCAATTTTCCTCCGAACGATCTCGAGCCTTCGATCCAAGCCTCGCAGTACGCGCAACTCAACCAAGCCATCGAGGAATTCTACGGGCGCGGCGGACGCGGCATGTTGCGGCGTATCGGCAAAGCCTCGTTTCAATACGCCGTGCGCGAACAAGCCGCGCTGTTGGGGTTAGCGGGCGTGGCGTTGAAGTTACTGCCCGAAAAACAACGCGTCAAATTTATTTTGAACAGCATGGCGAGCGCGCTCAAGAAAAGCAACCCGCAAGTGGAAGCCTGGGTGGACGACAGCGGCGCGCGCATCGCCTATCACGAATCTACGTGCGCGATCTGCCAAGGACGGCACAGCGAAAGCCCGGTCTGTCATTTGTACGCGGGTTCGATTTCCGAAGCCGTGCAGTGGGCGACCGGAAAAGAATTCGAAATCGTCGAAACGCACTGTTGCGCCAAGGGCGATCCGTATTGCCGTTTCGAAGTAGGAGAGCCGCGTGGCTAA
- a CDS encoding N-acetyltransferase: MLNTLVRPVSLADHQQLSNLIFFETRMHRHLDWRQPLEWLGNPFYWALDEGDHITAAMACPPEAPRMFWIRLFVFSGQWNSENAWNLLWHTAREEVARAGGEKVAAIASQPWFQRALAASGFENRQNVVMLEWRYQPWIRKEAAGIRIRKMEEADLSAVEAVDSAAFAPLWQNPQDTLRAAFAQALYASVAEDERGIVGYQLTTGHGGRAHLARLAVHPSMQQRGVARHLLSDLLTRLTNQGIGKLSVNTQSDNFSSLNLYQKLGFMRTGEQYPVFVYEMQG; this comes from the coding sequence ATGCTCAACACCCTCGTCCGACCCGTCAGCCTCGCCGATCACCAGCAGTTATCGAACCTGATCTTCTTCGAAACGCGAATGCATCGTCACCTCGACTGGCGTCAGCCGTTGGAGTGGCTGGGGAATCCATTCTACTGGGCGCTGGACGAAGGCGACCACATCACCGCCGCAATGGCGTGTCCGCCTGAAGCGCCGAGGATGTTTTGGATTCGCTTGTTCGTTTTTTCAGGGCAGTGGAATTCAGAAAACGCGTGGAATTTGCTTTGGCACACTGCGCGCGAGGAGGTGGCGCGCGCGGGCGGCGAAAAAGTCGCGGCGATCGCCTCCCAGCCGTGGTTCCAGCGCGCGCTCGCCGCCAGCGGGTTCGAAAACCGTCAAAACGTGGTGATGCTCGAATGGAGGTATCAGCCGTGGATCCGGAAAGAAGCGGCGGGCATCCGAATCCGCAAGATGGAAGAGGCGGATCTTTCCGCTGTGGAGGCGGTTGACTCCGCCGCGTTCGCTCCGCTTTGGCAAAATCCGCAAGACACTTTGCGCGCCGCGTTCGCGCAAGCATTGTACGCTTCGGTGGCGGAGGATGAACGCGGCATCGTCGGCTACCAACTGACGACCGGACATGGAGGGCGCGCGCATCTGGCGCGGCTGGCAGTTCATCCTTCCATGCAACAGCGCGGCGTGGCGCGCCATTTGTTGAGCGACCTGCTCACGCGGCTCACGAATCAGGGCATCGGCAAACTCAGCGTGAACACGCAGAGCGATAATTTTTCTTCGTTGAACTTGTATCAAAAATTAGGATTCATGCGCACCGGCGAACAATACCCTGTGTTCGTTTACGAAATGCAGGGCTAA
- a CDS encoding SpoIIE family protein phosphatase, with translation MKLLPAQIELLESMGFGYFELDLPGKLIDGNQIFFNAIGYTRDEMIGKHFRRYVDRKQVWLTFNIFAMIHKTGMVEKKLLLDFIHKDGSPRTAEGSVALIRDENNTPVGYLGILTEITERKHQETTLVQAKRKAERELEIAHEIQNSFLVEDYPQPDGWEIATLIRPARQVSGDFYDVFPISANNRIAFLIADVCDKGVGAALYMAIFRSLLRAYADQNYTMRWVGTPEYLQEERPSSIFRRDKLLASGAPSIKNAIELTNNYIATHHSDSNMFATVFFGLLDPSNGMLLYINAGHESPLLISNGMVKARLDPTGPAVGLLPDMEFKLEQTFLNPGDALLLYTDGVTDALNSKNEQFSEERLIATAIKSSESAQTQLTDIVSAVDEHIADHEQFDDITLLAVHRKA, from the coding sequence ATGAAACTACTGCCGGCGCAGATTGAATTGCTGGAATCCATGGGGTTTGGTTACTTTGAATTAGACCTTCCAGGAAAGTTGATCGATGGAAATCAAATCTTTTTCAATGCCATTGGCTACACCAGAGATGAGATGATTGGCAAACATTTTCGGCGCTACGTTGATCGAAAACAGGTATGGCTCACCTTCAATATTTTTGCGATGATCCATAAGACTGGCATGGTCGAGAAGAAGCTTCTGCTCGACTTCATCCATAAAGACGGATCGCCCCGCACGGCAGAAGGCTCTGTCGCTTTAATTCGAGATGAAAACAACACTCCAGTTGGCTATCTGGGGATACTGACTGAAATCACCGAGCGCAAACATCAAGAGACAACACTGGTCCAGGCAAAAAGGAAAGCTGAAAGGGAACTCGAGATTGCGCATGAAATCCAAAATAGCTTCCTTGTCGAAGATTATCCACAACCTGATGGATGGGAGATCGCGACATTGATCCGTCCTGCGCGTCAGGTCAGCGGTGATTTCTATGATGTATTTCCGATCTCCGCGAACAATCGGATTGCCTTCCTCATTGCGGACGTTTGCGATAAAGGCGTCGGCGCGGCGCTGTATATGGCAATTTTCCGCAGTCTCTTACGCGCCTATGCCGACCAGAACTACACCATGCGTTGGGTTGGCACACCTGAATATTTACAGGAGGAAAGGCCAAGCAGTATCTTTCGACGGGATAAGCTTCTCGCGTCGGGAGCGCCGTCCATCAAGAATGCCATTGAACTGACCAACAACTACATCGCCACCCACCACAGCGACTCGAACATGTTTGCGACAGTGTTTTTTGGCTTGCTCGATCCAAGTAACGGGATGCTGTTATACATCAACGCTGGACATGAGTCTCCCCTTCTGATTTCCAATGGAATGGTCAAAGCACGCCTCGACCCCACCGGACCCGCTGTTGGCTTGCTCCCAGACATGGAATTCAAACTCGAACAAACCTTTCTCAACCCCGGCGATGCATTGCTCCTTTATACGGATGGCGTGACCGACGCGCTCAATTCCAAAAACGAACAATTCTCTGAAGAGCGATTGATCGCAACCGCAATCAAGTCGTCCGAATCGGCACAGACTCAATTGACGGATATTGTTTCCGCAGTGGATGAGCATATCGCTGACCATGAACAATTCGACGATATCACCCTGCTAGCCGTACATAGAAAAGCATAA
- a CDS encoding branched-chain amino acid transaminase, translating into MENKSKFIWMNGELVDYDKATVHILNPAMHYGAAVFEGIRAYDTAKGLAAFRLREHADRLLASARIFGFRSFPFTVDDIIKAVKDTVRANKVKDCYIRPLLYLDGGAWNLNVDAGKPALAIAVVEWSDYLGKDALEKGVRANVSSFTRHHPNVSMTKAKIAGNYVNSFLAKTESERLGFQEAIMLDPQGYVAECTGENLFLVRRGKIIAPHTAPVIEGITRDTIFVIARDLGYELIEAPVSRDQLYLADEIFVCGTAAEVIGLYEIDFRTIGDGKTGRVTREIQDIYHDAIRGKIPKYEGWCDYVG; encoded by the coding sequence ATGGAAAACAAATCGAAATTCATCTGGATGAACGGCGAACTCGTGGATTACGACAAAGCCACGGTTCACATCCTCAACCCGGCGATGCATTACGGCGCGGCGGTCTTCGAGGGGATTCGCGCGTACGACACCGCGAAAGGGCTCGCCGCGTTTCGTCTGCGCGAACATGCCGATCGTTTGCTTGCTTCGGCGCGCATCTTTGGCTTCCGCTCGTTCCCTTTCACCGTGGACGACATCATCAAAGCCGTGAAAGACACCGTACGCGCGAACAAGGTCAAAGATTGTTACATTCGCCCGTTGCTTTACCTCGACGGCGGCGCGTGGAATTTGAACGTCGACGCGGGCAAGCCTGCGCTGGCGATCGCGGTGGTGGAGTGGAGCGATTATCTGGGGAAAGACGCGCTCGAAAAAGGAGTGCGCGCCAATGTGTCGTCGTTCACGCGGCATCATCCCAATGTGAGCATGACCAAGGCGAAGATCGCTGGAAATTACGTCAACAGTTTTCTTGCCAAGACCGAATCGGAACGGTTGGGCTTTCAGGAAGCCATCATGCTCGATCCGCAGGGATACGTTGCTGAATGCACCGGCGAAAATCTTTTCCTTGTGCGCCGTGGAAAAATCATCGCGCCGCATACCGCGCCGGTCATCGAAGGCATCACGCGCGATACAATCTTTGTGATTGCAAGAGACCTCGGTTATGAACTGATCGAAGCGCCCGTCTCGCGCGACCAGCTCTATCTTGCTGACGAAATCTTTGTATGCGGCACCGCCGCCGAAGTGATCGGCTTGTATGAAATTGATTTCCGAACCATTGGCGACGGAAAGACCGGCAGGGTCACGCGCGAGATTCAAGATATCTACCACGACGCGATTCGCGGAAAGATTCCGAAGTATGAAGGCTGGTGCGATTACGTGGGCTGA
- a CDS encoding thioredoxin domain-containing protein has protein sequence MNAEKKSKRQMRREQVQKKEKRNKLVTIGLITLGAAFVLYAILAPTLRPIAEVVTAETHERYMAKDNSMGNPDAPIQMVEYSDFQCPYCERHFTQTEPLLEQYYIDTDKVFFTYRSAGNFVSRNSGNTESQDAAAAAYCAGDQNQFWAMHDALFANNRDVENQGSFTVKRLKAIAETVGLDMNEFNDCLDSGKYDDRVQEDLAAATAADLQGTPYFVVTYTVNGETKTDVINGAVPFSEFQVKLEAILNEIGTQ, from the coding sequence ATGAACGCCGAAAAGAAAAGCAAGCGTCAGATGCGGCGCGAGCAAGTGCAAAAAAAGGAGAAGCGGAACAAGTTAGTCACCATTGGGCTGATCACGCTGGGCGCGGCATTTGTGTTGTATGCCATTCTCGCGCCTACCCTGCGCCCGATCGCCGAGGTGGTCACTGCGGAAACGCACGAACGTTACATGGCAAAGGACAACTCCATGGGCAACCCGGACGCTCCGATCCAGATGGTGGAGTATTCCGATTTTCAGTGTCCGTACTGCGAGCGTCACTTCACTCAAACAGAGCCCCTGCTTGAGCAATATTATATTGATACCGACAAAGTGTTCTTCACATACCGGTCGGCGGGCAATTTTGTCAGCCGCAACTCGGGTAATACCGAATCGCAGGATGCAGCAGCGGCGGCTTATTGCGCGGGAGACCAGAACCAATTCTGGGCAATGCACGATGCGCTATTCGCGAACAACCGCGACGTGGAAAACCAAGGCTCCTTCACGGTCAAACGTCTGAAAGCCATCGCGGAAACCGTTGGGCTGGATATGAACGAATTCAACGACTGCCTCGACAGCGGAAAATATGATGACCGCGTACAGGAGGATCTCGCCGCAGCCACAGCCGCAGACTTACAAGGCACGCCATATTTCGTCGTCACGTATACGGTGAACGGCGAAACAAAAACCGACGTGATCAATGGCGCCGTGCCTTTCAGCGAATTTCAGGTGAAACTCGAAGCCATCCTCAACGAGATCGGCACGCAGTAA
- a CDS encoding helix-turn-helix transcriptional regulator — translation MDSKTQITIRTKKLGVLIRDARLAARRKPSECAEAIGVKNGIFRAYEDGRKAPSLPELEALVYFLDLPIDHFWGKEIRSDDEPSHEKLDLSKLMAVRQRKIGALLRQERNNASLSIRNLSQETGISSGRIKAYELGERSIPLPELEVLLQALNGRIETFFDRSGPIGQWLMNEEAVQNFLELPEDVRQFISLPVNRPYLELAMKLSAMSRDKLRSVAEDILDITL, via the coding sequence ATGGATAGCAAAACCCAGATCACGATCCGCACCAAGAAACTTGGCGTGCTCATCCGCGATGCGCGCCTCGCCGCGCGCCGCAAACCATCCGAATGCGCAGAAGCCATCGGCGTGAAGAACGGGATCTTCCGCGCCTACGAAGACGGGCGCAAGGCTCCCTCATTACCCGAACTTGAAGCCCTTGTCTATTTTTTGGATTTACCCATTGACCACTTCTGGGGGAAGGAGATCCGCTCGGATGACGAGCCGTCACATGAAAAACTCGATCTTTCCAAACTTATGGCTGTTCGCCAGCGGAAGATCGGCGCGCTCCTTCGGCAGGAACGCAACAACGCCTCCCTTTCCATTCGCAACCTCTCACAGGAAACCGGCATCTCCAGCGGACGGATCAAAGCCTACGAATTAGGCGAGCGTTCCATCCCTTTGCCGGAACTGGAGGTCTTGCTTCAAGCGTTGAACGGGCGCATCGAAACCTTCTTCGACCGCAGCGGACCCATCGGTCAGTGGTTGATGAATGAAGAAGCGGTTCAAAACTTTCTCGAACTGCCGGAGGATGTCCGCCAGTTCATCTCCCTGCCGGTCAACCGCCCGTATCTCGAACTCGCCATGAAACTCAGCGCCATGTCGCGCGACAAACTGCGCTCGGTCGCTGAGGATATCCTCGACATCACCCTTTGA
- a CDS encoding patatin-like phospholipase family protein → MTMKNRLSIVIGSGGVLCAASLGLSKALRREGLTPGMAVGCSGGSIYAALIALGFDPGEAEQLTLNLFTGDVFDGYTSNLKSALSGESRFTETSSLIDDNVMYERLKIVFGEKTFSDTVFPLYIVATDLYTGERVVVSTGKILDAIRASIAIPMIFSPWKIGERLLVDGAVCDPLPIDVAIQQGSDLIAAVGFEMPTRKRMNSYTAVTTHFNSLYMNNILKSTFAFYNAVHHAEIIPILPDFEKPVGTFDTTQIPFIIAQGEKAAEEHIPYIKRLMEGERP, encoded by the coding sequence ATGACAATGAAGAATCGACTCTCCATCGTCATCGGTTCGGGCGGCGTTTTATGCGCCGCCTCACTGGGATTAAGCAAAGCCTTGCGCCGCGAAGGATTGACGCCGGGCATGGCTGTTGGATGCAGTGGCGGCAGCATCTATGCGGCATTGATCGCGCTGGGGTTTGACCCCGGCGAAGCAGAGCAACTTACGCTCAACCTTTTCACCGGTGATGTCTTTGATGGATATACATCCAATTTAAAATCTGCGCTCAGCGGCGAGTCCCGTTTTACCGAGACCTCCAGCCTGATCGACGATAACGTCATGTACGAACGCTTGAAAATCGTCTTCGGCGAAAAAACATTTAGCGATACGGTTTTCCCGCTTTACATCGTCGCGACAGATTTATACACGGGCGAACGTGTGGTTGTTTCCACCGGAAAAATTTTGGATGCCATTCGCGCCAGCATTGCGATACCCATGATCTTTTCCCCTTGGAAAATCGGCGAGCGACTGTTAGTAGACGGCGCGGTCTGCGACCCCCTCCCCATTGACGTTGCCATCCAGCAAGGCAGTGACCTGATCGCCGCGGTCGGTTTCGAGATGCCCACGCGTAAACGGATGAATTCTTATACGGCAGTGACAACACACTTTAATAGCCTTTACATGAACAATATTCTGAAATCCACCTTTGCGTTTTATAACGCAGTGCATCATGCCGAGATCATTCCCATATTGCCAGACTTTGAAAAACCTGTTGGCACATTCGACACGACTCAAATCCCGTTCATCATCGCCCAGGGCGAAAAGGCGGCGGAGGAACACATCCCGTACATCAAGAGATTGATGGAAGGCGAAAGACCATGA
- a CDS encoding ATP-binding protein, translating into MPDIHRITRAAQLESLSDFREFLKDHCAGYPRVTDEILYDIQLAVDEACTNIITHGYAGMDPGSIILDLELTPEKLIITLTDFGHAFEPESAPMPDVDTPIEERELGGFGLFFIRQSVDDVEYRTTEDGNTMKLTKLLM; encoded by the coding sequence ATGCCAGATATACATCGCATCACACGCGCCGCACAACTCGAATCACTGAGCGACTTTCGCGAATTTCTCAAAGACCATTGCGCAGGATACCCAAGAGTGACCGACGAGATTCTGTACGACATTCAACTCGCTGTAGATGAAGCCTGCACGAACATCATCACACATGGGTATGCGGGGATGGACCCCGGCTCGATCATTCTGGACCTTGAACTTACTCCCGAAAAACTGATCATTACGCTCACCGATTTCGGTCACGCCTTCGAACCTGAAAGCGCGCCAATGCCCGATGTGGACACGCCCATCGAAGAGCGCGAACTCGGCGGCTTTGGTTTGTTTTTTATTCGGCAATCTGTGGATGATGTAGAGTACCGCACGACAGAAGACGGCAATACGATGAAATTGACAAAGTTATTAATGTGA
- the trpE gene encoding anthranilate synthase component I → MLLEATTTQTIIREISADLETPISVYMKLRGEGASFLLESVEGGERIARYSFIGVKPKAQYIIRGNEIEIKDDYEIRKTKYDGDPTHFLQEEMNRFNFKSQAGMPRFIGGLVGYLGFESVRFFEPTLKGGMNRRASSAGQTNAVPPLSAGVPDGIYLLADTIIAFDHARRSLSLVANILDGDVESANRKLDEIESRIHASLPPAQPREIKSSKTRSNMTQGRYEDMVREAQEYIRAGDIFQVVLSQRFTRETDVEPFDVYRAVRRLNPSPYMFFFDFGLVDDEPLFIVGSSPEMFVRLEGRTASLRPIAGTRPRGADSSADAALAQELLADPKERAEHVMLVDLGRNDLGRVCEYGTVKVSDFFTVEKYSHVMHIVSHVEGKLKPDLTAFDLVRASFPAGTVSGAPKVRALEIISELEPDARGAYAGMIGYFGFDGNMDTCLAIRTMVGRGNSFSVQAGAGIVADSNPNTEFQETVNKATAMLKAIEIAETNS, encoded by the coding sequence ATGTTACTTGAAGCAACAACTACTCAAACAATCATTCGTGAAATTTCTGCCGATTTGGAAACGCCCATCAGCGTGTACATGAAACTGCGCGGCGAAGGCGCGTCGTTTTTGCTCGAATCCGTCGAAGGCGGGGAGCGGATCGCGCGCTACTCATTCATCGGCGTCAAACCCAAAGCGCAATACATCATCCGTGGAAACGAAATCGAAATCAAAGACGATTACGAAATACGCAAGACGAAGTACGACGGCGACCCAACTCACTTCCTTCAAGAGGAAATGAATCGCTTCAATTTTAAGTCACAGGCGGGCATGCCGCGTTTCATCGGCGGGCTGGTGGGATATTTGGGATTCGAGTCCGTTCGATTTTTTGAACCAACTCTAAAGGGGGGAATGAATCGCCGCGCTTCCTCTGCGGGACAGACGAACGCTGTCCCTCCGCTAAGCGCGGGAGTCCCCGATGGAATTTATTTGCTCGCCGACACCATCATCGCGTTCGATCATGCGCGGCGGAGTCTGTCTCTCGTTGCGAACATCCTCGATGGAGATGTCGAGTCTGCGAATCGCAAACTGGATGAGATCGAATCTCGAATTCACGCGTCACTTCCGCCCGCGCAGCCACGTGAAATCAAATCGTCGAAGACGCGCTCGAACATGACGCAGGGACGTTACGAAGACATGGTGCGCGAGGCGCAGGAATACATTCGCGCGGGCGATATTTTTCAGGTCGTGCTTTCGCAGCGCTTCACGCGCGAGACCGACGTCGAGCCGTTCGATGTCTATCGCGCCGTGCGCCGCCTCAACCCCTCGCCGTACATGTTCTTTTTCGATTTCGGACTCGTGGACGATGAGCCGCTCTTCATTGTTGGATCGTCGCCTGAGATGTTTGTGCGTTTGGAGGGACGAACCGCTTCGCTCCGACCGATCGCTGGGACGCGCCCTCGTGGAGCGGACTCATCCGCCGACGCCGCGCTCGCGCAAGAGTTGCTCGCCGACCCGAAGGAACGCGCCGAGCATGTGATGTTGGTTGACCTGGGTCGCAACGATTTGGGACGCGTCTGCGAATATGGTACAGTGAAAGTCTCGGACTTTTTCACCGTCGAAAAATATTCGCACGTCATGCACATCGTCTCGCACGTCGAAGGGAAGTTGAAACCCGACCTCACCGCCTTCGATCTGGTGCGCGCTTCGTTCCCCGCAGGGACTGTGAGCGGCGCGCCGAAAGTGAGGGCGCTGGAGATCATCTCCGAACTCGAACCCGACGCGCGCGGCGCATACGCAGGCATGATCGGCTACTTCGGCTTTGACGGTAACATGGACACCTGCCTCGCCATCCGCACGATGGTCGGGCGCGGCAACTCCTTCAGCGTCCAAGCAGGCGCAGGCATCGTCGCGGATTCGAATCCGAACACGGAGTTTCAAGAGACGGTCAACAAAGCAACGGCGATGTTGAAAGCGATTGAGATTGCAGAGACAAATAGTTAA